A window of the Dickeya dianthicola NCPPB 453 genome harbors these coding sequences:
- a CDS encoding beta-glucoside-specific PTS transporter subunit IIABC produces MSVNYQETAKNIVALVGGEGNIRQVFHCITRLRFYLHEAQRIDRAQLEALDGVIGINVAGEQFQVIIGNEVADVYRALIRQYPQLASQPADAPQAGRPRHPVSALLEAFSSIFSPVIPAIAGAGILKGILSLLVALHWVSNTNQTYLILSAISDGIFYFMPLVLAFSAAHQFGGNPYVAVALAATLLHPTLMKLFAGGGEISFLGLPVSPVSYASSVIPILLAVWLMSWVERRVDRIMPGALKTMFVPLLTLLIVAPVMLIAIGPLGILVGNHLSSGIVWLVDNMGILAGLILGGTLSMIIITGMHYVLIPIMINNISRMGFDPFKIIFYIANMGQAGAAFGVFLRARDKKTKSLALSTSLTATMGITEPAMYGVNIRFKRPFAAALIGGACGGAFAMFFGVKTYAFALSGLPGLPALVGPTFLYALASMAISFTTATVMTCVLGFEEDLENAAIPRAGQTVMPAAPVALSEHNEKLFAPVAGRVVSLESLSDPVFAGEVFGKGIAIYPESGELLSPVNGRVESIFDTHHALTLKSDTGAEVLIHIGIDTVKLGGRHFIRHAQPGQIVEVGEPLVSFDLPALLAEGIDPSVIVIVTNTECYGEVYPLLNGDVHSRDALMKLTAAAV; encoded by the coding sequence ATGTCAGTTAATTATCAGGAGACGGCAAAGAACATTGTGGCGCTTGTCGGGGGGGAAGGAAATATCCGACAGGTTTTTCATTGTATTACCCGCTTGCGTTTTTATTTGCATGAAGCGCAACGTATCGATCGCGCCCAGTTGGAAGCATTAGACGGGGTTATCGGTATTAATGTCGCCGGTGAACAATTTCAGGTGATCATCGGCAACGAGGTGGCGGATGTCTACCGGGCGTTGATACGGCAGTATCCGCAGTTGGCGAGTCAGCCCGCCGACGCCCCGCAAGCCGGGCGGCCGCGCCACCCGGTTTCGGCGCTGCTGGAAGCGTTTTCCAGCATCTTCTCGCCGGTGATCCCGGCCATTGCCGGCGCCGGTATCCTTAAAGGGATCTTGTCGCTACTGGTGGCGCTGCACTGGGTATCCAACACCAACCAGACTTACCTGATCCTGTCTGCCATCAGCGACGGCATTTTCTATTTTATGCCGCTGGTGCTGGCGTTCAGCGCCGCTCACCAATTTGGCGGTAATCCGTATGTGGCGGTGGCGCTGGCGGCCACGCTGCTGCATCCCACCCTGATGAAGCTGTTTGCGGGCGGCGGCGAGATTAGCTTTCTCGGGCTGCCGGTGTCGCCGGTGTCTTACGCTTCGTCGGTGATCCCGATTTTGCTGGCGGTGTGGCTGATGTCCTGGGTGGAGCGCCGCGTTGATCGCATCATGCCCGGCGCGCTGAAAACTATGTTCGTGCCGCTGCTGACGCTGCTGATCGTCGCGCCGGTCATGCTGATCGCCATCGGCCCGCTCGGCATCCTCGTCGGCAACCACCTCTCCAGCGGCATCGTCTGGCTAGTGGATAATATGGGTATTCTCGCCGGGCTGATTCTGGGCGGCACGCTGTCGATGATCATCATCACCGGTATGCACTATGTGCTGATCCCGATCATGATCAACAACATCAGCAGGATGGGGTTCGACCCGTTCAAGATAATCTTCTATATCGCCAATATGGGGCAGGCGGGGGCGGCGTTCGGCGTGTTCCTGCGCGCCCGTGACAAAAAAACCAAGTCGCTGGCGCTGTCCACCAGTCTGACCGCCACGATGGGCATTACCGAACCGGCGATGTACGGCGTCAATATTCGTTTCAAACGCCCGTTCGCCGCCGCGCTGATTGGCGGCGCCTGCGGCGGCGCGTTCGCCATGTTCTTCGGCGTGAAAACTTACGCTTTTGCCCTGAGCGGGCTGCCGGGGCTGCCCGCGCTGGTGGGGCCGACCTTCCTGTACGCGCTGGCCAGCATGGCGATTTCCTTCACCACGGCGACGGTAATGACCTGCGTGCTCGGGTTTGAGGAGGATCTGGAGAACGCCGCCATTCCCCGCGCCGGGCAGACGGTGATGCCGGCCGCGCCGGTGGCGCTGAGCGAGCATAACGAAAAACTGTTCGCGCCGGTGGCCGGGCGGGTCGTGTCGCTTGAGAGCCTCAGCGATCCGGTGTTCGCCGGGGAAGTGTTCGGCAAGGGGATCGCTATTTACCCGGAAAGCGGCGAACTGCTGTCGCCGGTCAATGGGCGAGTCGAGTCGATATTCGACACCCACCACGCGCTGACGCTCAAAAGCGACACCGGCGCCGAGGTGCTGATCCACATCGGCATCGACACCGTCAAGCTCGGCGGCCGCCACTTTATTCGTCACGCCCAGCCGGGGCAGATAGTGGAAGTCGGCGAACCACTGGTGAGCTTCGACCTGCCGGCGCTGCTGGCGGAAGGCATCGACCCCAGCGTGATCGTGAT
- the licT gene encoding BglG family transcription antiterminator LicT, with protein MKVTQVLNNNVVSVIDNQGQELILTGCGLGFHSRTGQDVEMPRVEKIFRLQDNVISARFKDLAQEVPLEILQLTSDIVETVKKQLPQKLSEGIYVTLADHLAFALQCQRDGTLIQNPLHWEVRHFYKPEYAVAEHALALIRETLGVSLPEDEACSIALHIVNAELGDNIGNMKQITQLIYQVQNIVKYYFQVPLDESNSNYHRFITHLKFFSQRVVEGMSLDNDDGDLFTMIQQRYQKTLGCVETINTFIKKNYQHTMTNSEKLYLTIHIDNMIHRLTQKV; from the coding sequence ATGAAGGTAACTCAGGTCCTGAATAATAATGTGGTCAGCGTGATCGACAATCAGGGGCAGGAGCTTATCTTGACCGGCTGTGGATTGGGTTTTCATTCCCGAACCGGGCAGGATGTGGAAATGCCGCGGGTGGAGAAAATATTCCGTTTGCAGGATAACGTCATTTCGGCGCGTTTTAAGGACCTGGCGCAGGAAGTTCCGCTGGAAATATTGCAACTGACCAGCGACATTGTTGAAACGGTGAAAAAGCAATTACCGCAGAAACTGAGCGAAGGTATTTACGTTACGCTGGCCGATCACCTCGCGTTCGCTTTACAGTGCCAGCGCGACGGCACTCTGATTCAGAACCCGCTGCACTGGGAAGTGCGCCACTTCTACAAGCCAGAGTATGCCGTGGCGGAGCACGCGCTCGCGTTGATCCGGGAAACGCTGGGCGTCAGCCTGCCGGAAGATGAGGCATGCAGTATTGCGTTGCATATCGTCAATGCCGAGCTTGGCGACAATATCGGCAATATGAAGCAGATTACGCAGCTGATTTATCAGGTGCAGAATATCGTCAAATATTATTTTCAGGTGCCGCTGGATGAAAGTAATAGCAATTATCACCGCTTCATTACTCACCTGAAGTTTTTTTCTCAGCGGGTGGTGGAAGGCATGTCGCTGGATAATGACGACGGTGATTTATTTACCATGATTCAGCAACGCTATCAAAAAACGCTGGGCTGTGTGGAAACCATCAATACCTTTATCAAAAAAAACTACCAACACACCATGACCAATTCGGAGAAACTCTACTTAACCATTCATATCGATAATATGATTCATCGTCTTACCCAAAAAGTATGA
- the galR gene encoding HTH-type transcriptional regulator GalR: MATIKDVARLAGVSVATVSRVINDSPKASAQARSAVLQAMQQLQYHPNANARALAQQSTETLGLVVSDVSDPFFGTMVKAVEQEAYRTGNFLLIGNGYHVAHKERQAIEQLIRHRCAALVVHAKMLPDEELTPLMEQIPGMVLINRILPGYETRCVALDNRYGAWLATRHLILQGHRQIGILCSNHAISDADDRLTGYRDALAEHAIALDEQLIAYGEPDESGGEEAMITLLERGRPLTALTCYNDPMAAGALAVLSDNSIEVPRDMSLIGFDDVLLSRYLRPRLTTIRYPITAMATQAAQIALALANGTPLPNAINLFHPTLIRRHSVASLNNGR, translated from the coding sequence ATGGCCACCATTAAGGACGTCGCCAGGCTAGCGGGCGTGTCGGTCGCAACCGTGTCACGCGTCATCAACGATTCGCCGAAAGCCAGCGCACAGGCGCGCAGCGCCGTACTGCAGGCCATGCAGCAGTTGCAATACCATCCGAACGCCAACGCCCGCGCGCTGGCCCAGCAATCCACCGAAACGCTGGGGCTGGTGGTGTCGGACGTATCCGACCCGTTTTTCGGCACGATGGTCAAGGCGGTGGAGCAGGAAGCCTATCGCACCGGCAACTTCCTGTTGATTGGCAATGGTTACCATGTGGCGCACAAGGAGCGCCAGGCGATCGAACAGTTGATTCGCCACCGCTGCGCGGCGCTGGTGGTCCACGCCAAAATGCTGCCGGATGAGGAACTCACGCCACTGATGGAACAGATTCCGGGCATGGTGCTGATCAATCGCATCCTGCCGGGGTATGAAACGCGCTGCGTGGCGCTGGATAACCGCTACGGCGCCTGGCTGGCGACCCGGCACCTGATCCTGCAAGGGCACCGCCAGATAGGCATCTTGTGTTCCAACCACGCCATCTCCGACGCCGATGACCGTCTTACCGGCTATCGAGACGCGCTGGCCGAACACGCGATTGCGCTGGATGAACAGTTGATAGCCTACGGCGAACCGGACGAAAGCGGCGGCGAGGAAGCGATGATCACGCTGCTGGAGCGCGGCCGCCCGTTGACCGCGCTGACCTGCTACAACGACCCGATGGCCGCCGGCGCGCTGGCGGTGCTGAGCGATAACAGTATTGAAGTGCCGCGGGATATGTCGCTGATCGGCTTCGACGATGTGCTACTGTCGCGCTACCTGCGCCCGCGTCTTACCACCATCCGCTACCCGATTACCGCAATGGCGACACAGGCGGCGCAAATCGCGCTGGCGCTGGCCAACGGCACGCCGCTGCCCAACGCCATCAACCTGTTCCACCCGACGCTGATCCGCCGGCATTCCGTCGCCAGTTTGAATAATGGGCGCTAA
- a CDS encoding GNAT family N-acetyltransferase, which produces MTKIEYLADYPHFETQVVDWLWQAFGEGLSRDFFASVVRHSMDKQALPLTFVALEGEQLVGTVGLWRCDLISRQDLTPWLAALYVDQHHRDRGLGAELQRFVIEFSRERGFDDLYLYAGFSGYYECHGWRYIGDAPDYPDKRVRLYHRSLG; this is translated from the coding sequence ATGACGAAAATTGAATATTTGGCGGATTACCCGCATTTTGAAACCCAGGTCGTCGACTGGCTGTGGCAGGCGTTTGGCGAGGGGCTGAGTCGGGACTTTTTTGCCAGCGTGGTGCGTCACAGCATGGACAAACAGGCGTTGCCGCTGACGTTTGTGGCGCTGGAAGGCGAGCAACTGGTGGGCACCGTCGGGCTATGGCGCTGCGATCTGATCAGCCGACAGGATTTGACTCCCTGGCTGGCGGCGCTTTATGTGGACCAGCATCACCGCGATCGCGGGCTGGGCGCCGAGCTACAGCGTTTTGTCATCGAATTCAGCCGCGAACGCGGCTTTGACGATCTCTATCTCTACGCCGGTTTCAGCGGTTACTACGAATGCCACGGCTGGCGTTACATCGGCGACGCGCCGGACTATCCCGATAAACGAGTGCGGTTGTATCACCGCTCACTCGGGTGA
- a CDS encoding FCD domain-containing protein — MAKVVVLQERKQYQEIGCDLREKIQQGEYPVGARLPPERNIAETYGVSRTIVREALLMLELEGTVDIRQGSGVYVLRVPSAEEPSPNAQNRIGAFEMLQARQLLESNIAAFAARMATRNDIDILRRTLEQEQAAIAANDYRSDFDKIFHLQVAGATQNQMLLETVSNIWSCRDESPIWQQLYSHVGNHGYRLKWLADHQTILAALRRRDVSGSYQAMWQHLENVKTTLMEISDAEAPEFDGYLFDSVPIFQGKLV; from the coding sequence GTGGCGAAGGTTGTGGTTCTACAAGAAAGAAAGCAATACCAGGAGATAGGGTGTGACCTGAGGGAGAAAATCCAGCAGGGGGAGTACCCGGTCGGTGCGCGTCTTCCGCCGGAGCGGAATATTGCCGAAACCTATGGCGTCAGCCGCACCATCGTGCGTGAAGCGTTGCTGATGCTGGAGCTGGAAGGCACGGTGGATATTCGCCAGGGGTCGGGCGTGTATGTGTTGCGCGTGCCGTCGGCGGAGGAGCCGTCCCCCAATGCGCAAAACCGCATCGGCGCGTTTGAAATGCTGCAGGCGCGCCAGTTGCTGGAAAGCAATATCGCCGCGTTTGCCGCCCGCATGGCGACCCGTAATGACATTGATATCTTGCGGCGTACGCTGGAGCAGGAACAGGCGGCCATCGCCGCCAATGATTACCGCAGCGATTTCGACAAAATCTTCCATTTGCAGGTGGCGGGCGCCACCCAAAACCAGATGCTGCTGGAAACGGTCAGCAATATCTGGTCTTGCCGGGACGAAAGCCCCATCTGGCAGCAACTTTACAGCCATGTCGGCAACCACGGCTACCGGCTGAAATGGCTGGCGGACCACCAGACGATACTGGCGGCGCTGCGTCGTCGGGACGTTAGCGGTTCGTATCAGGCGATGTGGCAGCATCTGGAAAACGTCAAAACCACCTTGATGGAGATTTCCGACGCCGAAGCGCCGGAATTTGACGGCTATCTATTCGATTCGGTCCCGATCTTTCAGGGAAAGCTGGTCTGA
- a CDS encoding PTS sugar transporter subunit IIB, with product MKRIVLACSAGMSTSLVVTKMEKEATARGMEYQIYAIPEQNLRDELQTYGDDIIAVLLGPQVRFKLTENKKLTDEYQIPIAVIDSVAYGTLNGAKVLDQALSLVN from the coding sequence ATGAAACGGATCGTATTGGCCTGCTCGGCAGGCATGTCCACGTCGCTGGTGGTGACCAAAATGGAAAAAGAAGCGACGGCGCGCGGCATGGAATACCAGATTTACGCCATTCCCGAACAGAACCTGCGGGATGAACTGCAAACCTACGGCGACGATATCATCGCGGTGCTGCTGGGGCCGCAGGTGCGCTTCAAGCTGACGGAAAACAAGAAACTGACCGACGAGTACCAGATTCCGATTGCGGTGATCGACTCGGTGGCTTACGGCACCCTGAACGGCGCAAAGGTACTCGATCAGGCGCTGAGTTTGGTAAACTGA